Sequence from the Sulfurospirillum tamanense genome:
CTTTTCCCAACCCACTTAAATAAACCAAAGGAGATTCCATGAAAGTATTACTTATCAAAGACGTGAAAGCCTTAGGCAAAGCAGGCGAAATCAAAGAAGTCAAAGATGGCTATGGCCACAATTTTCTCATCGGAAAAGGGTTTGCCAAACTTGCTACCCCTGATGTTCTTCGCCAGTACGAAGCCAAAAAACGCCGTGAAGCTGAAGAGGCTGCTGCGGAGCTTGAAAAACTCAAAGACTTAGAAGCCCAACTTAAAAACATCACCCTTTCCATCAAACGCCCTTTGGGTGCAAACGGAAGCTTGTTTGGCGCTATCACCAAAGACGAAATCGCTACCGAACTTGAAGCCCAACACGGGTTTGTTGTGGACAAAAAACACATAGAATTAGACAAACCCATCAAAGCAACAGGAAACTATGATATTTCCTTAAAACTTGGCCATGGCATTCACGCGCACTTTGCGCTTAATGTCATCGGAGAATAGCCGTGTTTGAAGCCACCACCATTCTCGCCTACAAAGGGAAAAATCGCTCCGTCATCGGGGGTGATGGCCAAGTCACCTTTGGCAACACTGTCCTTAAGGGCAATGCTGTGAAAATCCGTCGCCTTCACGGGGGAAAGATTTTGGCAGGGTTTGCAGGAAGCACTGCCGATGCGTTTAACCTCTTTGATATGTTTGAAAATTTTTTAGACCAACGCAAAGGCGACTTGCTCAAAGCGGCTATTGATTTTTCAAAAGAGTGGCGCAAGGACAAATATTTGCGTCGCCTCGAAGCCATGATGCTTGTGCTCAACCGCGAACATTTGTTTATTTTAAGCGGTACGGGCGACGTGGTTGAACCAGAGGATGGCACCCTTGCAGCCATTGGCAGTGGAGGGAATTTTGCCCTCTCCGCTGCGCGCGCCTTGCACACTCACACTAGCCTCGACGAAGTCACTCTTGTTAAAGAGAGTCTCAAAATCGCCGGAGAGATGTGCATTTACACCAATACCAATATCCAAACCTTTATGCTTGAGGATACAGCCCTATGACACCCAAAGAGACCGTCGCCTACCTTGACCAGTACATTATCGGCCAACAAGACGCTAAAAAAACCATTGCCATCGCCCTAAGAAACCGTCACCGACGCATGCAACTTGACAAAGAAATGCAAGAAGAAATCATGCCCAAAAATATCCTCATGATAGGCTCCACGGGCGTTGGCAAAACAGAAATCGCTAGACGCCTCGCCAAAATGATGGCCCTTCCTTTTGTCAAAGTAGAAGCCAGTAAATACACCGAGGTTGGCTTCGTAGGACGCGATGTCGAATCCATGGTGCGCGATTTGGTCTTAGCTTCAATCAACCTTGTTAAAACCGAACACAAAGAACGCAACGAGGGGCGGATTCAAGAATACGTCGAAAACACCATCATCGAAAAACTCCTTCCCCCGCTCCCCAAGGGAGCAAGTAGCGAAAAACAGGCTGATTACGAACGCAGTTTTGCCCGCATGAAAGAACGTTTGTTGCAAGGGGATTTGGACGAGCTTACTATTGAAGTAGAAATTGCCCCCGCTCAAGGGGAAAGTCCCGACAATCTTCCCCCTGAAATGGTAAAAGTCCAAGAAAGTTTTGTGAAGATTTTAGGTATGGGAAGCAAGCCTGTCAAAAAAGAGTTGAAAGTTAAAGAAGCCAAAGAAGCCCTAAAATACGACGCTGCCGAAAAATTGCTTGACCTTGAAAGCATTAAAGCAGAAGCCCTAGAACGGGCGCAAAACAGCGGGATTATCTTCATCGATGAAATCGACAAAGTTGCTGTTCCTTCAGGCTCTAGCAGCCGTCAAGACCCTAGCAAAGAAGGGGTTCAGCGAGATCTGTTGCCCATTGTTGAGGGCTCAACCGTGAGCACCAAGCACGGCTCCATCAAAACCGACCACATCTTGTTCATCGCCGCAGGTGCCTTTCATGTGAGCAAGCCTTCTGATTTGATTCCTGAACTGCAAGGGCGTTTTCCATTGCGCGTAGAGCTTGACAGTTTGGACGAGGAAGTGTTGTATCAGATTCTTACCAAACCCAAACACTCTCTTTTGCGCCAGTATGAGGCACTGCTAAAAACCGAAGGGGTGACCTTAGTATTTGAAGAAGAGGCCATTCGCGCGTTAGCCAAAATCTCCCAAAAAGCCAACGAAAGAATGGAGGACATCGGGGCAAGACGTTTGCACACCATCATTGAAAAAGTGATTGAAGAAATGAGTTTTGAAGCTGATTTACACCAAGGAGAAACCTTACATGTAAGCGCCGAACTTGTGCATAAACGGCTTGATAGTATTATTGAAGACCAAGACACAGCAAGGTATATTTTATGAGCACAAAAACAGGATTCGTAGCCGTTGTTGGCAAACCCAATGCAGGAAAAAGCTCCCTTTTAAACTGGCTCATGGGCGAAAAACTCGCCATGGTCTCCCAAAAGGCCAATGCTACCAGGAAGCGTTCTTTGCTCATTTCTATGCATCAAGACAACCAGATTATTTTCATCGACACACCTGGCTTGCACGAAAAAGAGAAGTTACTTAACCAATTCATGCTCGAAGAGGCCCTCAAGGCCATTGGGGATTGTGATGTGATTTTGTTCTTGGTTCCAGCAACCGGTAGCACCAAATCCTACGAAGCCTTTTTAAAACTCAACCCCAAAGCGCCCCACTTACTTCTTTTGACAAAAACTGACCTCATGAGCCAAGATGAAATCCTTCAAGCCATTGAAAAATATCATGATTTTCAAGACCGTTTTATTTCACTGATTCCCATCTCTATCAAAAAGGGGAGCGACAGGGCCTATCTCTTGGGTGAAATCGTAAAACATCTTCCTGAGCATCCCTATCTTTATGACCCCGAAATTCTCACTACTGACCCCATGCGCGAACTCTACCGCGAATTCATCCGAGAGGCCATTTTTGAGAACATTAGCGACGAAATTCCCTACTGTAGTGACGTCTTGGTTGAGAAAGTAGAAGAATCGCATAATTTAGAAAAAGTTTATGCTACAATCATTGTCGAAAAACAGAGTCAAAAAGGTATTATTATCGGAAAAGGCGGGGCTGCTTTGCAACGCATCGGGAAAAATGCAAGGGTATTAATGGAAGAATTGTGCCAAAAAAGAGTATTTTTAAAACTCTTTGTGGTAGTGAAGCCCGGATGGAGCCAGAATAAGCGGGCTCTTAAAGAACTTGGGTACGAAATACGCGGCTGATCGGAAGTATCTTACACTATTTCACAACAACTTAAGAGCAGGTTTGGACATGGTAACAACTTCTTCGGATAAAAAAGGGTTTACTTCTATTGTATCCATTGATTTGGAATCGAAAAATGCTTTTCGATTTGAGCGCAATGAAATCAAGCCTCACAATCTTGACAAGTCCTCGAAAACGGATGAATTTTTTATCTCCTACATTTACGCAAAAGATATCATCTCCTCCACTCTTGAAGTAAGTCGCTCCATTCCTGATTCTGACCTGCAAGATGTTGTAGAAATCAAAGCCTATGAAGAACTAGGTCTTGATACTGCCACCGAATACAAAATTACCTTTTTTGAAACAGAAATTAATGACACAAAAAATCGCCTTTTAAATGTATTTGCCATCAATGCCGAACTTGTACGCGAACAGTTTAGTGCCATCAAATCTAAAACCAAATACATTGACTATGTCTCCACTGCTCCTTTTTTGGTAGGTTCGCTTTATCGTAAGAATATTCTTGAAAAAGAAGGGGTTCAGTGTTTTGTCTATCTTCAAAAAAACGACGCCTTCTTGGCAATTTACCGCGCTGGAAATTACCTCTACTCCAAGTCCCTGCGGTACTCCCTTAAGGAAATCAGCGAAAAATTTTGTGAGCTTTTAGGCGAGCGCGTCGAAGAAGATGATTTCTATCACATGCTTGCCGCTGAAGGAGTGCGCCCTACCAACATAGGACATCAAACCCATATTGAGCAGCTTTTTGGAGAAATTTTTTCCTACATTAACGATGTTT
This genomic interval carries:
- the rplI gene encoding 50S ribosomal protein L9, which gives rise to MKVLLIKDVKALGKAGEIKEVKDGYGHNFLIGKGFAKLATPDVLRQYEAKKRREAEEAAAELEKLKDLEAQLKNITLSIKRPLGANGSLFGAITKDEIATELEAQHGFVVDKKHIELDKPIKATGNYDISLKLGHGIHAHFALNVIGE
- the hslV gene encoding ATP-dependent protease subunit HslV, whose translation is MFEATTILAYKGKNRSVIGGDGQVTFGNTVLKGNAVKIRRLHGGKILAGFAGSTADAFNLFDMFENFLDQRKGDLLKAAIDFSKEWRKDKYLRRLEAMMLVLNREHLFILSGTGDVVEPEDGTLAAIGSGGNFALSAARALHTHTSLDEVTLVKESLKIAGEMCIYTNTNIQTFMLEDTAL
- the hslU gene encoding HslU--HslV peptidase ATPase subunit, translated to MTPKETVAYLDQYIIGQQDAKKTIAIALRNRHRRMQLDKEMQEEIMPKNILMIGSTGVGKTEIARRLAKMMALPFVKVEASKYTEVGFVGRDVESMVRDLVLASINLVKTEHKERNEGRIQEYVENTIIEKLLPPLPKGASSEKQADYERSFARMKERLLQGDLDELTIEVEIAPAQGESPDNLPPEMVKVQESFVKILGMGSKPVKKELKVKEAKEALKYDAAEKLLDLESIKAEALERAQNSGIIFIDEIDKVAVPSGSSSRQDPSKEGVQRDLLPIVEGSTVSTKHGSIKTDHILFIAAGAFHVSKPSDLIPELQGRFPLRVELDSLDEEVLYQILTKPKHSLLRQYEALLKTEGVTLVFEEEAIRALAKISQKANERMEDIGARRLHTIIEKVIEEMSFEADLHQGETLHVSAELVHKRLDSIIEDQDTARYIL
- the era gene encoding GTPase Era; protein product: MSTKTGFVAVVGKPNAGKSSLLNWLMGEKLAMVSQKANATRKRSLLISMHQDNQIIFIDTPGLHEKEKLLNQFMLEEALKAIGDCDVILFLVPATGSTKSYEAFLKLNPKAPHLLLLTKTDLMSQDEILQAIEKYHDFQDRFISLIPISIKKGSDRAYLLGEIVKHLPEHPYLYDPEILTTDPMRELYREFIREAIFENISDEIPYCSDVLVEKVEESHNLEKVYATIIVEKQSQKGIIIGKGGAALQRIGKNARVLMEELCQKRVFLKLFVVVKPGWSQNKRALKELGYEIRG